In Oncorhynchus gorbuscha isolate QuinsamMale2020 ecotype Even-year unplaced genomic scaffold, OgorEven_v1.0 Un_scaffold_1034, whole genome shotgun sequence, a genomic segment contains:
- the dusp27 gene encoding LOW QUALITY PROTEIN: serine/threonine/tyrosine-interacting-like protein 2 (The sequence of the model RefSeq protein was modified relative to this genomic sequence to represent the inferred CDS: inserted 1 base in 1 codon), giving the protein MASPSEGDQTVPDGEREKEATEVKSIQSHYLRCPSPSSFSVISESRFSMISGSDAESIYMEPIHLSSAIAAKQIINEELPQRGIRAESTPDSMLETAEQLMVEDLYNRVKDMIDDRSPYNTPCVMDIQRAMVQDRLEAPNNPVDEVWNNIFIAEKSVAVNKARLKRMGITHILNAAHGTGVYTGEAFYAGMNIGYMGIEVDDFAESDISPHFRTCAEFLDEAXLTHKGKVLVSSMMGESRSAVLVAAYLMIFQHMTIMEALTTLRKKRPINPNEGFLKQLRQFNEMLLEERDDDDDDTLSQCSVIDAHTRAHLFDDEESMMGVKAHSIMMEEEEDSQSVMSSVASSAAAAALRDGVFGGLQMGLERAETTEGLALPGKDAGDGGEDAEDGDEDGMSMIREWQRRNEKYQSEEWWEHQLMSDAGDEESLLGGMRGPGETEDLESVTSEDVQAMKERLKRRPRHPPSESVSTASCSSYSDLWKQRLKEIEEQAAARYRKKDDDNNSESTAMEGIQNKKQTIKDDVESVLSDTSSMYNFCKRNKENLTPLERWRVKRIQFGWNKNDEGRDGEKRAVGVWGSGEQGDGDAEARTPALEDVNLTAYQTWKMKQAKRLGEDNKATKDDIVEMSRGEDSATAKRRQRREELLERSRKTLEESQSMCGWETESSMSGSTLPLSAFFAQPDGSQAGRVANDDNMSMLSGRSSVSQARSTRSQASMGSGIPQGIPQVPMIPVPTMQGPGGEPMVDLSSIQNWIANVVSETLIQKEREMSLPPSQAGSVLSFGGTSSVVGPARRGLDDDKASMLSGASYSSSLAHHSVSAGRAESVLSGRSAASSTSNLSSISGLGSRRSKITTTSVPLYSLFADQVNLQKLDSMDKQMQSEMRNKMACYGVKKIVEDNKRSTLYKKKKPKDEGEEEEEKEDDYLTGKIKTSLPPAPEKKKAPTRSYGLSGCLNLSTALEKERNTSVDDWLTNVMPPSRKPASYSAEDETDPGPSASVYNFGGRRDSSEEEEEEEEYEVASRYRSRFQADTESRVLGKFSSNSADSSSYRTRRSYTATEEEEEEEESYTSKRKFTHHSQYESGGETEGRIERKEEKEEEEDVDRFLSELRQRSRARAEAEMQDDDIVAAWRAQQESKSNGYRSSDS; this is encoded by the exons AGCTCCCACAACGGGGTATCAGGGCAGAGAGTACCCCAGACAGCATGTTGGAGACAGCGGAACAGCTGATGGTAGAGGACCTGTACAACCGGGTGAAGGACATGATCGATGACCGCAGCCCCTATAATACTCCCTGTGTGATGGACATCCAGCGGGCCATGGTACAGGACCGCCTGGAGGCCCCCAACAACCCCGTGGACGAGGTGTGGAACAACATATTCATCGCTGAGAA ATCCGTGGCTGTCAATAAAGCTCGTCTGAAGCGCATGGGTATCACCCACATCCTGAACGCTGCCCATGGTACCGGGGTCTACACAGGGGAGGCCTTCTACGCTGGCATGAACATCGGCTACATGGGTATCGAGGTAGATGACTTTGCAGAGTCTGACATCTCCCCTCACTTCAGAACCTGCGCTGAGTTCCTGGATGAGG CTTTGACACACAAGG GTAAGGTTCTGGTGTCCTCTATGATGGGCGAGAGCCGCTCCGCTGTGCTGGTGGCTGCCTACCTCATGATCTTCCAACACATGACCATCATGGAGGCACTGACCACTCTGAGGAAGAAGCGACCCATCAACCCCAACGAGGGCTTCCTAAAACAGCTGCGTCAGTTTAACGAGATGCTACTAGAGGAGcgtgatgacgatgatgacgacacCCTCAGCCAATGCTCCGTCATCGACGCCCACACTCGCGCCCACCTGTTTGACGACGAAGAGAGCATGATGGGCGTGAAGGCCCACTCCATcatgatggaggaggaggaggacagccaAAGCGTGATGAGTAGCGTGGCCTCGTCTGCCGCAGCCGCCGCCCTCAGGGACGGTGTTTTTGGAGGGCTGCAGATGGGTCTGGAACGGGCAGAGACGACAGAGGGCCTGGCCCTGCCTGGAAAAGACGCTGGCGACGGTGGGGAGGATGCAGAGGATGGGGATGAAGATGGCATGAGCATGATCCGCGAGTGGCAGAGGAGGAACGAGAAGTACCAGAGCGAGGAGTGGTGGGAGCATCAGCTGATGAGCGATGCCGGAGACGAGGAGTCTCTCCTGGGGGGCATGCGGGGTCCTGGGGAAACAGAAGACCTGGAGAGCGTGACCAGTGAGGACGTCCAGGCCATGAAAGAGCGCCTGAAGCGGCGCCCGCGGCACCCCCCCTCAGAGTCAGTGTCCACGGCCAGTTGCAGCAGCTACTCTGACCTATGGAAGCAGCGTCTGAAGGAGATCGAGGAGCAGGCGGCAGCGCGCTACCGCAAGAAGGACGACGACAACAACAGTGAGAGCACGGCGATGGAGGGGATACAAAATAAGAAGCAGACAATCAAGGACGACGTGGAGAGCGTGCTCTCGGACACCAGCTCCATGTACAACTTCTGCAAAAGGAACAAGGAGAACCTAACTCCCCTGGAGCGCTGGAGGGTGAAGAGGATCCAGTTTGGCTGGAATAAGAATGAcgaagggagggatggggagaaaagAGCCGTGGGTGTATGGGGCAGTGGGGAGCAGGGAGATGGCGATGCTGAGGCCCGCACTCCGGCACTGGAGGACGTCAACCTGACAGCCTACCAGACCTGGAAGATGAAACAGGCGAAGCGGCTTGGAGAGGACAACAAGGCAACAAAAGATGACATTGTGGAGATGAGCCGTGGCGAGGACTCGGCCACAGCCAAGAGGAGACAGAGGCGGGAGGAGCTCCTGGAGCGCTCGCGGAAGACGCTGGAGGAGAGTCAGTCCATGTGTggctgggagacagagagctccaTGAGCGGAAGCACCCTGCCACTCTCTGCCTTCTTCGCCCAGCCTGACGGCTCACAAGCCGGACGTGTTGCCAATGATGACAACATGTCCATGCTGAGTGGCAGGTCTTCTGTATCCCAAGCCCGCAGCACCAGATCTCAGGCCTCTATGGGCTCAGGAATTCCACAGGGCATTCCCCAAGTCCCCATGATCCCAGTGCCCACAATGCAGGGACCTGGTGGGGAGCCCATGGTCGACCTGTCCAGCATTCAGAACTGGATCGCCAATGTGGTGTCCGAGACCCTCATCCAGAAGGAGCGTGAGATGAGCCTCCCCCCGTCCCAGGCTGGATCGGTGCTAAGTTTCGGTGGGACATCTAGTGTGGTAGGGCCAGCGAGACGTGGCTTGGACGATGACAAGGCTTCTATGCTGAGTGGAGCGTCCTATTCAAGCTCGCTGGCTCATCACAGTGTCAGTGCTGGCAGGGCCGAGTCTGTGCTCTCTGGTAGAAGTGCTGCTTCTTCTACCAGTAATCTCTCCAGCATCTCCGGTCTGGGCTCCCGCAGGAGCAAGATCACCACCACCAGCGTGCCCCTCTACAGCCTTTTTGCCGACCAGGTCAACCTACAGAAGCTGGACTCCATGGACAAGCAGATGCAGTCAGAGATGAGGAACAAGATGGCCTGCTATGGGGTGAAGAAGATCGTCGAAGATAACAAGCGCAGCACACTCTATAAGAAGAAGAAGCCCAAGGACGAGggcgaagaggaggaagagaaggaggatgaCTATTTAACGGGAAAGATAAAGACGTCTCTTCCACCTGCACCCGAGAAAAAGAAAGCACCTACGCGAAGCTATGGTCTTTCGGGCTGCCTAAATCTCTCCACCGCTCTGGAGAAAGAAAGGAACACCAGTGTTGATGATTGGCTAACCAACGTCATGCCGCCTTCAAGAAAACCAGCGTCCTATAGTGCAGAAGACGAGACTGATCCAGGGCCATCTGCTTCCGTGTATAACTTCGGAGGTCGGAGGGACTCGtctgaggaggaagaagaagaggaggagtatGAAGTCGCATCCAGATATCGCTCCAGATTCCAGGCAGACACAGAGTCACGTGTACTTGGCAAATTCTCTTCCAACAGCGCGGATTCCAGCAGCTACAGGACTAGGAGATCCTACACAGCCactgaggaagaagaggaagaagaggagagttaTACATCGAAGAGGAAGTTTACTCATCACTCACAATATGAGagtggaggggagacagaggggaggatagaaaggaaggaagaaaaggaagaggaagaagatgtGGACAGATTCCTCAGCGAGCTTAGGCAGAGGTCTCGGGCTCGGGCTGAGGCAGAAATGCAGGACGATGACATCGTTGCAGCTTGGAGGGCACAACAAGAATCAAAGTCAAATGGTTACAGAAGCAGTGACTCTTAA